A part of Dasypus novemcinctus isolate mDasNov1 chromosome 5, mDasNov1.1.hap2, whole genome shotgun sequence genomic DNA contains:
- the LSMEM1 gene encoding leucine-rich single-pass membrane protein 1, with protein MNHSSQHTDSHGFHEDGKLYVVDSINDLNKLNLCPAGSQHLFPLEEKIPDRGTHSGNGSRSLFFVGLIIMLIVSLALVSFVLFLIIQTGRKMDDVSRRLTAEGKDIDDLKKINSMILKRLNELDLGQN; from the exons ATGAATCATTCTTCCCAGCACACTGACTCCCATGGCTTTCATGAAGATGGAAAGCTTTATGTTGTGGATTCCATAAATGACTTGAATAAACTAAACCTGTGTCCTGCCGGCTCACAGCATCTGTTCC CTCTAGAAGAGAAAATCCCAGACCGCGGCACTCACTCAGGAAATGGAAGTCGCAGTCTGTTCTTTGTGGGGCTGATAATTATGCTGATTGTCAGCCTGGCGCTGGTGTCCTTCGTGCTATTTCTAATAA TTCAAACTGGACGCAAGATGGATGATGTGTCAAGAAGATTAACAGCTGAGGGGAAGGATATAGACGATCTTAAGAAAATCAACAGCATGATCTTAAAGCGACTCAACGAACTGGACTTGGGACAGAACTAA